In one window of Comamonas testosteroni DNA:
- a CDS encoding Bug family tripartite tricarboxylate transporter substrate binding protein — protein sequence MRESDFLSRRHWLSIATAGMGAAALPAWAQRRSTRIVVPFAPGGGNDVLARQMAHGLNGSLGYGMIVENKAGAGGNLGTEMVVRAPADGSIFLLGHTGTVSINPSLYPGLKFNASTDLQPVAMFASSALLLVVPAASPARNVAQLAELLRRRSGELNYASSGAGTGGHLTGEMFAHALGARAIHVPYKGTAPSLTDLVGGNVDFSFGVIPAAMALVKAGKLRALAVTGAKRQPQLPDVPTVAESGVPALADFESSLTYGVLAPKGTTQETVGALGRDILKVAASSSFQSRLEVEGAVPLLGDSKQYAARIRQESSKWAAVIKASGATA from the coding sequence ATGCGCGAGTCCGATTTCCTCAGCCGTCGCCACTGGCTGTCCATCGCAACGGCCGGCATGGGTGCTGCCGCCCTGCCCGCCTGGGCCCAGCGTCGCAGCACGCGCATCGTCGTGCCTTTCGCGCCCGGCGGCGGCAACGATGTGCTGGCGCGGCAAATGGCCCACGGCCTCAACGGCTCCCTGGGCTACGGCATGATCGTGGAGAACAAGGCCGGTGCGGGCGGCAATCTGGGCACGGAGATGGTGGTGCGCGCTCCCGCCGACGGAAGCATCTTCCTGCTCGGCCATACGGGCACGGTGTCCATCAATCCCTCGCTCTACCCGGGCCTCAAGTTCAATGCCTCCACCGATCTGCAACCGGTAGCCATGTTCGCCTCCTCGGCCTTGCTGCTGGTGGTGCCTGCAGCCTCGCCCGCCAGGAACGTGGCCCAGCTGGCCGAGTTGCTGCGCCGCCGCAGCGGTGAACTCAACTACGCTTCCAGCGGCGCCGGCACGGGCGGTCACCTCACGGGCGAGATGTTCGCCCATGCCCTGGGCGCCAGGGCCATCCATGTGCCGTACAAGGGCACCGCGCCATCGCTGACCGATCTGGTCGGCGGCAATGTGGACTTCAGCTTCGGAGTGATCCCGGCGGCTATGGCCCTGGTCAAGGCCGGCAAGCTGCGCGCCCTGGCCGTGACCGGTGCCAAACGCCAGCCCCAGCTGCCCGATGTGCCTACGGTGGCCGAGTCCGGTGTGCCGGCCCTGGCGGATTTCGAGAGCTCGCTGACCTATGGCGTGCTGGCCCCCAAGGGCACGACGCAAGAGACCGTCGGCGCGCTGGGTCGCGACATCCTCAAGGTAGCGGCCTCCAGCAGCTTCCAGTCGCGCCTGGAGGTGGAAGGGGCCGTGCCGCTGCTGGGCGACAGCAAACAATACGCAGCCCGCATCCGCCAGGAAAGCAGCAAATGGGCAGCGGTGATCAAGGCATCGGGAGCCACGGCCTGA
- a CDS encoding lyase family protein: MTLVKDYLGPADGGAWFSDAQWLQALLRFESGLARAQADCGLIPEPAAQAIASACAQAPLDRDRIAEQARASGALGLALVKPLQQWLQAHAPQGLPWLHWGATTQDAVDTASALLTRQALQALRAELQALVAALRELAARHAATPMLARSLLQPAQITSFGLKCAQSAAALQRSIDQLAQLAPLALCVQLGGAVGNGATLGTHRLAVEQALARQLGLEACGHSWHTQRDSWMRLAMEVAVCCGSLSKLARDWSLMSQYEVAEISEAARGSTSSAMPHKRNPVHCMQAVAQTQAVPPLAALLLSCMAQAHERALGEWQAEVAHWPDLWRHAHGAAAALRQAAQTLQVHPRRMLEHVAGLRGLVFSEACVHALAPFTGKHEALAAVEQLAPLALEQQCDLQELLVQWAASRTAPEFTPEQLAALRRALSLACDPQQAVQASQRECLALLASRAAATLEESPVNAQHTAPCP; encoded by the coding sequence ATGACCCTGGTGAAAGACTATCTGGGCCCGGCCGACGGCGGCGCCTGGTTTTCCGATGCGCAGTGGCTGCAGGCACTGCTGCGCTTCGAGTCCGGCCTGGCCCGTGCGCAAGCCGATTGCGGACTGATTCCGGAGCCCGCAGCCCAGGCCATTGCCAGCGCCTGCGCGCAGGCGCCTCTGGACCGCGACCGCATTGCCGAGCAAGCTCGCGCCAGCGGTGCGCTGGGCCTGGCCCTGGTCAAGCCGCTACAGCAGTGGCTGCAGGCGCATGCCCCCCAGGGCCTGCCCTGGCTGCACTGGGGCGCGACCACACAGGATGCCGTGGACACGGCCAGTGCCCTGCTCACCCGGCAGGCACTGCAGGCCCTGCGGGCCGAGCTGCAGGCCCTGGTCGCAGCACTGCGGGAGCTGGCCGCACGGCATGCGGCCACGCCCATGCTGGCGCGCAGCCTGCTGCAACCCGCACAGATCACGAGCTTCGGCCTCAAATGCGCACAGTCGGCTGCGGCGCTGCAACGCAGCATCGACCAGCTCGCCCAGTTGGCGCCCCTGGCCTTGTGCGTGCAGCTGGGCGGCGCCGTGGGCAATGGCGCAACCCTGGGCACGCACAGGCTGGCGGTGGAGCAGGCGCTGGCGCGGCAGCTGGGCCTGGAGGCCTGCGGCCACAGCTGGCATACGCAGCGCGACAGCTGGATGCGCCTGGCCATGGAAGTGGCCGTGTGCTGCGGCAGCCTGTCCAAGCTGGCGCGCGACTGGTCGCTGATGTCGCAGTACGAGGTCGCAGAGATCAGCGAGGCCGCGCGCGGCAGCACTTCCAGCGCCATGCCGCACAAGCGCAATCCCGTGCACTGCATGCAGGCCGTCGCCCAGACCCAGGCCGTGCCGCCGCTGGCCGCCCTGCTGCTGAGCTGCATGGCCCAGGCCCACGAGCGCGCGCTGGGTGAATGGCAGGCGGAGGTCGCCCACTGGCCCGATCTGTGGCGCCATGCCCATGGCGCGGCCGCCGCACTGCGCCAGGCCGCGCAGACGCTCCAGGTCCACCCGCGGCGCATGCTGGAGCATGTGGCCGGCCTGCGAGGCCTGGTGTTTTCTGAGGCCTGCGTGCATGCGCTGGCGCCCTTCACCGGCAAGCATGAAGCCCTGGCCGCCGTGGAGCAGCTCGCCCCCCTGGCGCTGGAGCAGCAGTGCGACCTGCAGGAGCTGCTCGTGCAATGGGCCGCCAGCCGCACCGCTCCCGAGTTCACCCCCGAACAGCTGGCCGCACTGCGACGCGCGTTGTCACTGGCCTGCGACCCGCAGCAGGCCGTACAGGCTTCGCAGCGCGAATGCCTGGCCCTTCTGGCCAGCCGTGCGGCGGCCACCCTTGAAGAAAGCCCCGTCAATGCACAACACACCGCCCCCTGTCCCTGA
- a CDS encoding carboxymuconolactone decarboxylase family protein, with protein MHNTPPPVPETTDSLQRGLANRRRVLGDAWVQRSVENANVLNVEFQRMITAYAWDGIWSRPGLERRTRRIMVLAITAAMGRWEEFELHIRTGLQADPADSEAAPLDLDTIREVLLQTAVYAGVPAGNTGMAVTLRVLGELGRMPEAASFAP; from the coding sequence ATGCACAACACACCGCCCCCTGTCCCTGAAACCACCGACAGCCTGCAGCGCGGCCTGGCCAATCGCCGCCGCGTGCTCGGTGATGCCTGGGTGCAGCGGTCCGTGGAGAACGCGAATGTGCTCAATGTGGAGTTCCAGCGCATGATCACCGCCTATGCCTGGGACGGCATCTGGAGCCGCCCGGGCCTGGAGCGCCGCACGCGCCGCATCATGGTGCTGGCCATCACGGCCGCCATGGGGCGCTGGGAGGAGTTCGAGCTGCACATACGCACGGGACTGCAGGCCGACCCGGCCGACAGCGAGGCCGCGCCGCTGGATCTGGACACCATTCGCGAGGTGCTGCTGCAGACCGCCGTCTATGCCGGTGTGCCTGCGGGCAACACCGGCATGGCGGTCACGCTCAGGGTGCTCGGGGAGCTGGGGCGCATGCCGGAGGCTGCCAGCTTCGCCCCCTGA
- a CDS encoding pirin family protein codes for MTTNRPPILESAPLGPRWPCLDPFLFCAHHDDSYPASNGKMGVQAVEFQGREMGSDFSARDGFSMYHGEPIPGFPGHPHRGFETVTLVRKGRIDHADSLGAAARFGGGDVQWLTAGKGIQHSEMFPLLSSDQPNPLELFQIWLNLPARNKMVEPHFTMFWNEQIPRLSFSDAAGRKTTVTVVAGALDGADKALPPPPESWASQADSDVAIWTLELEPGARWSMPRAAGDQTHRMLYFFVGKSMTVGGETVNGHLAMHVDAQRELELVNTGDVSAELVLLQGRPIGEKVAQYGPFVMNTQEEIMQAMQDYRRTQFGGWPWKDNDPVHGTENRRFARYPGADVDELPPGA; via the coding sequence ATGACCACGAATCGCCCACCCATTCTGGAAAGTGCCCCCCTGGGCCCGCGCTGGCCCTGCCTGGACCCCTTCCTGTTCTGCGCTCACCACGATGACAGCTATCCGGCCAGCAACGGAAAGATGGGCGTGCAGGCCGTGGAGTTCCAGGGGCGCGAAATGGGCAGCGACTTCAGCGCCAGAGACGGTTTCTCGATGTACCACGGCGAGCCGATTCCGGGCTTCCCGGGCCACCCGCATCGCGGCTTCGAGACCGTGACCCTGGTGCGCAAGGGCCGCATCGACCATGCGGACTCGCTGGGCGCAGCCGCGCGCTTCGGCGGCGGCGATGTGCAGTGGCTCACGGCCGGCAAGGGCATCCAGCACTCGGAGATGTTTCCGCTGCTGAGCAGCGACCAGCCCAATCCGCTGGAACTGTTCCAGATCTGGCTGAACCTGCCCGCCAGGAACAAGATGGTGGAGCCCCACTTCACCATGTTCTGGAACGAGCAGATTCCGCGCCTGAGCTTCAGCGACGCGGCGGGCAGGAAAACCACCGTCACCGTGGTGGCTGGTGCCCTGGACGGTGCGGACAAGGCTTTGCCGCCACCACCCGAATCCTGGGCTTCCCAGGCCGACAGCGATGTGGCCATCTGGACGCTGGAGCTGGAGCCCGGTGCCCGCTGGAGCATGCCCAGGGCAGCAGGTGACCAAACTCACCGCATGCTCTACTTCTTCGTCGGCAAGAGCATGACTGTGGGTGGCGAAACCGTGAACGGCCATCTGGCCATGCATGTCGACGCTCAGCGTGAGCTGGAGCTGGTCAACACCGGCGATGTCAGTGCAGAGCTGGTGCTGCTGCAGGGTAGGCCGATTGGCGAGAAGGTGGCGCAATACGGCCCCTTTGTGATGAACACGCAGGAGGAGATCATGCAGGCCATGCAGGACTATCGCCGCACCCAGTTCGGCGGCTGGCCCTGGAAGGACAACGACCCGGTGCATGGCACCGAGAACCGCCGCTTTGCACGCTACCCGGGCGCCGACGTCGACGAGCTGCCGCCCGGGGCCTGA
- a CDS encoding glutathione binding-like protein, giving the protein MTRTLADFSVTRKWPAQHPERIQLYSLPTPNGVKVSIALEEMQLPYEAHLVSFQTNDQLTPEFVGTFPNNKIPAIIDPQGPGAKPLALFESAAILIYLAEKSGSPLLPADPAARYETLQWLMFQMGGVGPMFGQVGFFHKFAGKDFEDKRPRDRYINESKRLLGVLEQRMQGREWIMGEQITIADIALWPWVRNMVDENGYNAAELVGWSEFPELQRVLKAFMARPATQKGLNIPARG; this is encoded by the coding sequence ATGACCCGCACCCTTGCCGATTTTTCCGTGACCCGCAAATGGCCCGCGCAGCACCCCGAGCGCATCCAGCTGTACTCGCTGCCCACGCCCAACGGCGTGAAGGTGTCGATTGCGCTGGAGGAAATGCAGCTGCCCTACGAGGCGCACCTGGTCAGCTTCCAGACCAATGACCAGCTCACGCCAGAGTTTGTCGGCACTTTCCCCAACAACAAGATTCCCGCCATCATCGACCCGCAAGGTCCGGGCGCAAAGCCGCTGGCGCTGTTCGAGTCGGCGGCCATCCTGATCTATCTGGCCGAGAAGAGCGGCAGCCCGCTGCTGCCGGCAGACCCCGCAGCGCGCTACGAGACGCTGCAGTGGCTGATGTTCCAGATGGGCGGCGTGGGCCCCATGTTCGGCCAGGTCGGCTTCTTCCACAAGTTCGCGGGCAAGGACTTCGAGGACAAGCGCCCGCGCGACCGCTACATCAACGAGTCCAAACGCCTGCTGGGCGTGCTGGAGCAGCGCATGCAGGGCCGCGAGTGGATCATGGGCGAGCAGATCACGATTGCCGACATCGCCCTCTGGCCCTGGGTGCGCAATATGGTTGACGAGAACGGCTACAACGCCGCCGAGCTGGTGGGCTGGAGCGAGTTCCCCGAGTTGCAGCGCGTGCTCAAGGCCTTCATGGCCCGCCCGGCGACGCAAAAAGGCCTGAACATTCCGGCGCGCGGCTGA
- a CDS encoding LysR family transcriptional regulator — translation MDLRRLTCFLAVAEELNFSRAAQRLHMSQPPLSQQIRLLEQEMGAQLFERSRRAVALTPAGLLLQDKARQIVELHQQAGELVRMAAHGLAGRLRIAFTASVPLFDEFSTMLRDFRSRHPQVELDLQHMTTGEQIAALTAGQIDIGFMRPSPTFRIPVPIREQTLWRDELKLALPVAHAKAVAGEALALSSLADQPFVLHPAVLGGGLHEHILALCSEAGFVPRIAQPARETSTMMALVAAGLGLSIVPSVYERICPPGVVLQPLADAARHSRIALVSMQQAPSPCVQMFWQLLR, via the coding sequence ATGGATTTGCGCCGCCTGACCTGTTTTCTGGCTGTGGCCGAGGAGCTGAATTTCAGCCGTGCGGCCCAGCGTTTGCATATGAGCCAGCCCCCGCTGAGCCAGCAGATCCGTCTGCTGGAGCAGGAGATGGGGGCGCAGTTGTTCGAGCGTTCGCGCCGCGCCGTGGCGCTGACGCCAGCAGGCCTGCTGCTGCAGGACAAGGCGCGGCAGATCGTGGAGCTGCACCAGCAGGCGGGCGAGCTGGTGCGCATGGCGGCCCATGGCCTGGCGGGGCGGTTGCGCATCGCCTTCACGGCATCGGTGCCGCTGTTTGATGAGTTCTCCACCATGCTGCGCGACTTTCGCAGCCGCCACCCGCAGGTGGAGCTCGATCTGCAGCATATGACCACGGGCGAGCAGATCGCGGCGCTGACGGCGGGGCAGATCGATATCGGCTTCATGCGCCCGTCGCCAACGTTTCGCATCCCCGTGCCGATCCGGGAGCAGACGCTGTGGCGCGATGAGCTGAAGCTGGCCCTGCCGGTGGCACATGCCAAGGCGGTTGCCGGCGAAGCACTGGCGCTGAGCAGCCTGGCCGATCAGCCTTTTGTGCTGCACCCGGCCGTGCTGGGCGGTGGCCTGCACGAACATATTCTGGCGCTGTGCAGCGAGGCCGGCTTTGTGCCGCGCATCGCCCAGCCGGCGCGCGAGACCTCGACCATGATGGCTCTGGTGGCCGCCGGCCTGGGCCTGTCCATCGTGCCCAGCGTCTACGAGCGAATCTGCCCGCCCGGCGTGGTGCTGCAGCCGCTGGCCGATGCTGCGCGCCACTCGCGCATTGCGCTGGTCAGCATGCAGCAGGCGCCATCACCCTGCGTGCAGATGTTCTGGCAGTTGCTGCGCTGA
- a CDS encoding substrate-binding domain-containing protein: MKPFPLFTVRRALLISAVALAAGCAQQPSSPPKEPVRLMTSGGFTAAHKLLAPQFTAQTGLAVESAYGSSMGASPTSIPNRLSKGEKADVVILARGALDDLAAKGLVRNGTQIDLVRSAVGVAVKKGAPIPDISSEDKLRQVLLNAKSIAYSASASGTYYETQMLRKLGIHDQVMPKSRKIVTERVGTIVARGEAEIGLQQVSELLPIEGISYVGTLPDSVQHYTIFSAGTANTSTNPQGLEQLLKYYTSPAAAKTIRETGLEPIAKPR, encoded by the coding sequence ATGAAGCCATTTCCCCTTTTCACCGTCCGCCGAGCCCTGCTGATCAGCGCCGTGGCGCTGGCCGCAGGCTGCGCCCAGCAGCCAAGCAGCCCGCCCAAGGAGCCTGTGCGCCTCATGACCTCGGGCGGCTTCACCGCAGCGCACAAGCTGCTGGCGCCGCAGTTCACGGCCCAGACCGGCCTGGCGGTGGAGTCGGCCTACGGCTCGTCCATGGGCGCCTCGCCCACCTCCATTCCCAATCGCCTGAGCAAGGGCGAGAAGGCCGATGTGGTGATTCTGGCGCGTGGCGCGCTCGACGATCTGGCCGCCAAGGGCCTGGTGCGCAACGGCACCCAGATCGACCTGGTGCGCTCTGCCGTGGGCGTGGCCGTGAAGAAGGGCGCCCCCATCCCCGACATCAGCAGCGAGGACAAGCTGCGCCAGGTGCTGCTCAACGCCAAGAGCATTGCCTACTCGGCCAGCGCCAGCGGCACCTATTACGAAACCCAGATGCTCAGGAAACTCGGCATTCACGATCAGGTCATGCCCAAGAGCAGGAAGATCGTGACCGAGCGCGTGGGCACCATCGTGGCGCGGGGCGAGGCCGAGATCGGCCTGCAACAGGTCAGCGAGCTGCTGCCTATCGAGGGCATCAGCTATGTCGGCACCCTGCCCGATTCGGTGCAGCACTACACCATCTTCTCGGCCGGCACGGCCAACACCTCCACCAACCCGCAGGGACTGGAGCAACTGCTCAAGTACTACACCTCGCCCGCCGCCGCCAAGACGATTCGGGAAACCGGCCTGGAGCCCATTGCCAAGCCTCGCTGA
- a CDS encoding DUF1439 domain-containing protein, with product MAATGCSGKSVPSSVSVSQQKLQEMLAKRFPRQFPVAGLLHLDLKAPQLSMRPERNMLNAVIPAELSGKVLKEQYSGLLNVDFALRYEPTDRSLRAYQIKVNQLSMDGLSPALSDMLGTYATALAEQAMGQVVLYQLQDQELALVDALAMEPGAITVTAQGLTVALVQKAGPGSKR from the coding sequence ATGGCTGCCACGGGCTGCTCGGGCAAGTCTGTGCCCAGCAGCGTGAGCGTGAGCCAGCAGAAGCTGCAGGAGATGCTGGCCAAGCGTTTCCCCAGGCAGTTTCCCGTGGCGGGTTTGCTGCATCTGGACCTGAAGGCGCCGCAGCTGAGCATGCGGCCCGAGCGCAATATGCTCAACGCCGTGATCCCGGCCGAGCTCAGCGGCAAGGTGCTCAAGGAGCAGTACAGCGGCCTGCTCAATGTCGATTTCGCGCTGCGCTATGAACCCACTGACCGCTCCTTGCGCGCCTATCAGATCAAGGTCAACCAGCTCAGCATGGACGGGCTGTCGCCTGCACTCAGCGATATGCTGGGCACTTATGCCACGGCCTTGGCTGAGCAGGCCATGGGCCAGGTGGTGCTCTATCAGCTGCAGGACCAGGAGTTGGCGCTGGTCGATGCGCTGGCCATGGAGCCTGGCGCCATCACCGTCACCGCCCAGGGACTGACCGTGGCCCTGGTGCAGAAAGCCGGCCCCGGCAGCAAGCGCTGA
- a CDS encoding DUF924 family protein gives MTAYPSSLSHEALTAAAQDTSLPDQVLTQWFGSARPGNADALKHKAQWFTKSAAFDEELRQRFGTAVQAALGGALQHWSTQGPWQQLALVILLDQFTRNIHRNTPKSFAGDAQALVLALQAMDSGSDRLLPEVARVFMYLPLEHAEDPAMQQRSVAAFEALLQSATDAELREYLAGTLDYAHRHQVVIERFCRFPHRNHILGRTSTAEEAEYLAQPGSGF, from the coding sequence ATGACTGCATATCCCTCTTCCCTCAGCCACGAGGCGCTGACCGCTGCTGCCCAGGACACCAGCCTGCCCGATCAAGTGCTGACCCAGTGGTTCGGCAGCGCCAGGCCCGGCAATGCCGATGCCCTCAAGCACAAGGCGCAGTGGTTCACCAAATCGGCGGCCTTCGACGAGGAGCTGCGCCAGCGCTTTGGCACTGCGGTGCAAGCCGCTCTGGGCGGTGCGCTGCAGCACTGGAGCACACAGGGTCCGTGGCAGCAGTTGGCATTGGTGATCCTGCTGGACCAGTTCACACGCAATATCCACCGCAACACCCCCAAGAGCTTCGCAGGTGACGCGCAGGCGCTGGTCCTGGCTCTGCAGGCAATGGACTCCGGCAGCGACCGGCTGCTGCCCGAGGTGGCCCGCGTCTTTATGTATCTGCCGCTGGAGCATGCCGAAGACCCGGCCATGCAGCAACGCAGCGTAGCCGCCTTCGAGGCTTTGCTGCAGAGCGCCACGGACGCCGAGCTGCGCGAATATCTGGCCGGAACGCTGGACTACGCCCATCGCCATCAGGTGGTGATAGAGCGCTTTTGCCGCTTCCCGCACCGCAACCACATTCTGGGCCGCACCAGCACCGCCGAAGAGGCCGAGTATCTGGCCCAGCCAGGGTCAGGCTTTTAG
- a CDS encoding acyltransferase family protein, producing the protein MVESAFKLRYNPALDGLRGIAIVLVLLSHAHAPMFDGAFFGVDLFFVLSGFLITSLLLMEYRQHGKLDYWRFYRRRFFRLMPALALFLLAYCLFAPFIWPDLTDIYSDALVSILYLADYGIAFFDSPDTLLHMWSLSVEEHFYLIWPPLLVLLLRKATPGRVWAPLAALWLLGTLWRIFWVVQGQQFYEIFFRFDTRASGLLAGALLAALMMERPQWIERLQSLRAYTMWFVLAVPLIMELEWDNQHAMVWGITVVECAALVVLLSVQKPAGLVYEMLTAPLLIKLGQLSYGIYLWHYPVVRYLRADYSWPVTVVAGLLISTALSALSFYTVERWAMRHRDLGAGKKPARQPQARQEHALREATRGS; encoded by the coding sequence TTGGTGGAGTCGGCGTTCAAGCTGCGCTACAACCCAGCGCTTGATGGATTGAGAGGCATAGCCATTGTGCTGGTGCTGCTCTCGCACGCACATGCCCCGATGTTCGACGGTGCCTTCTTTGGCGTCGATCTGTTCTTCGTGCTCAGCGGCTTTCTGATCACCTCCTTGCTGCTGATGGAGTATCGGCAGCATGGCAAGCTTGATTACTGGCGTTTTTACCGCCGCCGCTTCTTCCGGCTCATGCCTGCGCTGGCGCTGTTCCTGCTCGCGTACTGCTTGTTCGCCCCCTTTATCTGGCCAGACCTTACGGATATTTATTCGGACGCCCTGGTCTCCATCCTCTACCTGGCCGATTACGGCATTGCCTTCTTCGACAGTCCGGACACGCTGCTGCATATGTGGTCGCTGTCGGTGGAGGAGCATTTCTATCTGATCTGGCCGCCGCTGCTGGTGCTGCTGCTGCGCAAGGCCACGCCGGGCCGGGTCTGGGCGCCGCTTGCGGCGCTGTGGCTGCTGGGCACGCTGTGGCGCATCTTCTGGGTGGTGCAGGGTCAGCAGTTCTACGAAATCTTTTTCCGCTTCGATACGCGGGCCTCGGGTCTGCTGGCCGGCGCCTTGCTGGCGGCGCTGATGATGGAGCGTCCCCAATGGATAGAGCGTCTGCAGTCGTTGCGCGCCTACACCATGTGGTTTGTACTGGCCGTGCCGCTGATCATGGAGCTGGAGTGGGACAACCAGCACGCCATGGTCTGGGGCATTACGGTGGTGGAGTGCGCGGCACTGGTCGTGCTGCTGTCCGTGCAAAAGCCCGCAGGACTGGTCTATGAAATGCTGACGGCACCGCTGCTCATCAAGCTGGGCCAGCTGTCCTATGGCATCTACCTCTGGCATTACCCGGTGGTGCGCTATCTGCGTGCCGATTACTCCTGGCCCGTGACGGTGGTCGCAGGCCTGCTGATCTCTACCGCGCTGTCGGCCCTGTCGTTCTACACGGTGGAGCGCTGGGCCATGCGCCACCGCGACCTGGGGGCGGGCAAAAAGCCCGCGCGCCAGCCTCAGGCGCGCCAGGAGCACGCGCTGCGCGAGGCTACGCGCGGCTCGTGA
- a CDS encoding sterol desaturase family protein, which produces MLEYLVYPLIALLFVVVFTREVIAPASRNLCDRRWLIYSSALGALTLACTLALGWLLEERIRQNALFDVGARWSPLLVGLLSFFITSFVFYWWHRATHASDLLWRVFHQLHHSARRIEVLTSFYAHPLDSCAAMLLSVISSYWVLGASPAAAAVALGLTAAFDLFTHADIRTPRWLGYVLQRPEMHTVHHQHGHHAQNYGLPLWDMLFGTWINPAERAQKLGFDDDKSERVAEMLLWRDVHQSAPACGRRKSS; this is translated from the coding sequence GTGCTGGAATACCTGGTCTATCCGCTGATTGCGCTGCTGTTCGTGGTGGTCTTCACGCGTGAGGTGATTGCGCCCGCCTCGCGCAATCTCTGCGACCGGCGCTGGCTGATCTACAGCAGCGCCCTGGGCGCGCTGACACTGGCCTGCACGCTGGCGCTGGGCTGGTTGCTGGAGGAGCGCATTCGCCAGAATGCGCTTTTCGATGTGGGTGCACGCTGGAGTCCGCTGCTGGTGGGGCTGCTGAGCTTTTTCATCACCAGCTTTGTCTTTTACTGGTGGCACCGTGCCACCCATGCGTCCGACCTGCTGTGGCGCGTGTTCCACCAGCTGCATCACAGCGCGCGCCGCATCGAGGTGCTGACCTCGTTCTACGCCCACCCGCTGGACTCCTGCGCTGCCATGCTGCTGAGCGTGATCTCCAGCTACTGGGTGCTGGGCGCCAGCCCGGCGGCGGCGGCCGTGGCCCTGGGGCTGACGGCGGCCTTCGATCTGTTCACCCATGCTGACATACGCACGCCGCGCTGGCTTGGCTATGTGCTGCAGCGCCCGGAGATGCATACCGTGCACCATCAGCATGGCCACCATGCGCAGAACTACGGTCTGCCGCTGTGGGACATGCTGTTCGGCACCTGGATCAATCCCGCCGAGCGCGCGCAGAAGCTGGGCTTTGATGACGACAAGTCCGAGCGCGTGGCCGAGATGCTGCTGTGGCGCGATGTTCACCAGAGTGCACCTGCCTGCGGCCGCCGCAAGTCATCCTGA
- a CDS encoding transporter substrate-binding domain-containing protein, with product MDKSSKWVGLAAALVCAGSAMAAGKTEAASSTIGANIDTAVDLSASPTLQRWQAGGTVVLGVREAAVPMSYVIGANEKFVGYHMDLCERVVQAIAPRAQIKYMVLTPQNTMPLINNGTADFNCASMTNNLTRQKQVAFGLTTYVSEVRMAVRADSGITSFKQLQGRNVGAIAGTTAVQILRKYASDNELNFKTLMSKDQFESFLMLESGRVDAFVLDDNMLAGVIGQSKNPKGYKIVGEVIGAEPIAIQFSKNDPQIKKAVDGAILQMIRSGELHKLYNKWFMQPIAPKSVNLNLPMGEVLKKQLAAPNDTPLEQFVLHQ from the coding sequence ATGGACAAGTCGTCGAAATGGGTTGGGCTGGCAGCAGCGCTGGTATGCGCGGGTTCGGCCATGGCTGCGGGCAAGACTGAAGCGGCGAGCTCCACGATCGGTGCCAATATCGACACGGCCGTGGATCTGTCCGCATCGCCCACGCTGCAGCGCTGGCAGGCCGGCGGCACGGTGGTGCTGGGCGTGCGCGAAGCCGCTGTCCCCATGTCCTATGTGATCGGCGCGAACGAAAAATTTGTGGGCTATCACATGGACCTCTGCGAGCGTGTGGTGCAGGCGATTGCGCCCAGGGCGCAGATCAAGTACATGGTGCTGACGCCGCAGAACACCATGCCGCTGATCAACAACGGCACGGCCGATTTCAACTGCGCCAGCATGACCAACAACCTCACGCGCCAGAAGCAGGTGGCGTTTGGTTTGACCACCTATGTCAGCGAGGTGCGCATGGCCGTGCGTGCCGACTCGGGCATCACCTCCTTCAAGCAGCTGCAGGGGCGCAATGTGGGCGCGATCGCGGGCACGACGGCGGTGCAGATTCTGCGCAAATACGCCAGCGACAACGAGCTGAACTTCAAGACGCTGATGAGCAAGGACCAGTTCGAGAGCTTTCTGATGCTGGAGTCGGGTCGCGTCGATGCCTTTGTGCTGGACGACAACATGCTGGCCGGCGTGATCGGCCAGAGCAAGAATCCCAAGGGCTACAAGATCGTGGGCGAGGTGATTGGTGCCGAGCCGATTGCCATCCAGTTCAGCAAGAACGACCCGCAGATCAAGAAGGCCGTGGACGGCGCCATTTTGCAGATGATCCGCTCGGGCGAGCTGCACAAGCTCTACAACAAATGGTTCATGCAGCCCATTGCGCCCAAGAGCGTGAACCTGAACCTGCCCATGGGCGAGGTGCTCAAGAAGCAGCTGGCCGCGCCCAATGACACGCCGCTGGAGCAGTTTGTATTGCACCAATAA